The sequence ATTATCTAATTTAGACCTTTGCCATGCCTGAATTTCATGGTTCACGTTCAAGTTTTATGTAATCTTCAGTAAAAGGGAGGGATTGTTGCAGCAGGTctctttggatatttttttttcttttctgcagaatatTGCAGCCATAGAAAccaaacagaacagagaaaattttctctctgcttgGGCTTTACGCAGTTGTAGTTCTCCCGTGCTTGTCTGCCCTGAAGAACTTCAATTCTGAAATGCTTCTTGTATCGCCTTCCTCCTGCCTGGTGTTGCCTTTTCTTGTCCAATCTCCCTGAGTTTGGAAGTATcctattttgaattttttttctcactaggCCTGTATATTCTTTATACGTTCTCCAAGAGGAACTGCTGAGAAAGCACATAGATAAACATTTGTGGGTTTGAGGGGCTCAGTTCCCTGCGGAAGAACATAGAGAcaatttgcttttattatttatcaaaatattagcctgtgaatattttcagttggGTAGTTAGCAAATAGTGATTACTCACGAGGAGCcatttttcttagatttttgtCCTATCCAGCCATTAAAATAGTTCAGTGGTTTGGCCTAAGTAcctgaatgcattttttaaaaattatgtggtATATGCTATCATCTGGCATGCAGATTCTAGGAAgatttaattacaaaatacaaTCGGTCTCTTGCAATGTTTGACTCACCATGTATTTTGCCTAAATAACtggagaaaaacagcaaatggGCACAAAGGCAAAATACATTGGACTTTCATTAATGGTCATACATTGAAACTTACACTGGCAAAATgcttcatccagctgcagagggtttcttcctttttttattttgaagcccCATTTGAAGTGTTTGGTGGTCTCAGTTTTTGCCTAATGGAGGGGAAAACCTGTGTgtgtctcctcttttctctccagaAAATGATAAGCCCTGAGCCTTTTAGCTCATCAGAAGATGAGATGGAAGGACtgaaagaagagctgaagaaatgGAAGGCAAGTTCTATAAAGCACATAGAATCGTGGAAACTAGCTGAATTATGCTTGGAGACCTTTAGTCCATCCCTCTGAAATCAATTCAACTCTCCTTCAATTATAACGTGTTTGTCTAACTTGTTCTTTATTCTTCAATGTTGATCTCAGAGGTAACTATACTTGTAAGTCTAAGAAAAATATTGACCcaaagtgttaaaaataaataaatataaagggCTTACTGAAGGTTTTGTTTGTtcctgtggaagaaaaaaaaaattaaaaatcttttttttcttcttactgtccAGGAAAGagttgaaaaagctgaaaaagtaaAAGCTGACCTTCTTCAGTGTAAATCAAGTGCTGATGAAGAGTGCGTTAAAGCAGAGGAGGAGCTGATAAAGCTCAAGGACTttaaagagaaacagcaaaaggaCATTATTATGTCTAGGGACACCTGTCAGGTATGGAGAAGATTTTCTCATAGCTGTTAGTATTTGGAGAGTTGTAAAGGAGGTGTTgatcagagaaaataaagaataatactTTCAGTTATAATGGCTTTACCGGTTTGCAGACTGAATGAGTAGAATGTTCTACACAGAGTTTTTTAGTGGCAGATTAAGAACCAGTGCAATAATATCTTCTGGCAATGCTGGAAGAGTGAAGGCAAAACTGCAACCTGTTTTGTATAGGAGATGAAGACTGACAAAACCAGTCTTCCTCTGCCAAGAGTCTCCACTAACAGATGAGTCTCAGTTTTGTGTGATGCAGGTAAAACCGAATGGGTTGATTCCACTGCTTTGCCAACTGCCAGCCCATCTTACAAGACATTACAACACCCAAGGGATTTCTTAAGTGACACTGAGCTGGGCAAGAGCCAGAAGGCGGCTATTCTTTCTAGAAATACTTGATTCTAGAAATAATTGGTTAATTACCTCAGTGTGCCATGTGCCGCCGTTGGTACAGGAATAGAGGTTTCCGTAGGCTGTCAAGGAGGTGGTTTCGGTCAAGTTTGGCTTGGCCTGTAAATCACTGTTGAGAAATTATGGCTTCGATATTGCaagctgttaaaatatatttaataggtTAAGTACATTCAGGTTGGCATGAGATTTTCTGAAGGTTGGTTTTGGTTCTTCAATCATAAATGTTTGGATTTTGTAGCCAGAAGAGGTCCTTAACATCATCTGGCTTTTGTTTTATGTTATCTTCAACTGATGGGAACTGGTTTAAATGTCTCGAGTGGTGCAATTTATGCCCTGTGCAATTTCTGGTACACTGGATGTACCTGGAAACACAAATGCCTTGTATCAAAAACCCTCCGACTGTCATTAACTGAAGCTGCTCCTCGGGGGGTGAATTTACCTTGTGGCTAGTTAAAGCTATGCAAAAAAATGGATTGTGCATCGGTGTCACGTAGAATAATTCACAGTTAAAACCATTTCTCATGTCTACAGATTTTGCTGAAAtctatttttgtcttctgtgtgtttaattttacatttaataCTTTTTGGGCTGTAGAGAGAACTCCATCTACTAAACCAAGAAAACGCTGAGCTGAAGAGAGAGATTGAAAAGCTCAAAGAAGACTTTGCAGAATGTAGTTCAGCGCTTTCACGGGATGGGCAGGTAGAATTGGAAATACTTTGCAATTTGTCTTTTGGGAGTGCACATTTATATTTTGTCATTTCTAGACCATTGGGGTCAGTTATTCAGCAtctgaacagaatcacagaatcacagaatcttagtggttggaagggacctttgagatcatcgagtccaaccacattaaaaaaacaaacaaacaaaaaaaacacaacacacaaaaacaaacaaacaagcaaacaaaaacaaacaaacaaacaaaaagcacccaccaactaaaccccacacccacaacctcacacacaacaccccaccacaaaccaacaatcccgggcactagagcatgccctgaagagccacgtctacacgtttcttaaataactccagggatggtgactccaccacctccctgggcaggctgttccagtgcttgaccactctttcagtaaagtaattcttcctaatatctaatctaaacctcccttgccgcagcttcataccatttcctctggtcctgttgttattcccttgggagaagaggccacctCCTGAAATCAGGAACCTCTACTGATTTCAATATAAAATATAGCTTgaagttttaatttcttattttacctGGCAAGATAACGTCAAGCGGGCTAAGGATATGGAAACAACTATGTGGGATACTGAAAACATGAGaggaatgaagaaaagcagaaaattattacATGGAAGACACTGGAATAAAAAATACACTATGCGTTAGTAATTTTCAAGCACTCTCATACTTCTTGGGCAAGAAGAAAGGGAATACGTCCATTAAACGGCAATGGTAGCATTTATTTTAGCCTGTATTGAGCTTGACTTGATTATAGTTTTCCTCATGTTACTCCAAATCAGAAGTAACTCAATTTGCAGCCAGATAAGTATTAGTGATACTCAATAGATTTAAACTCCGCGTCCAAAGTGTCTTCTGGTGACACTGTCGCATATTTGGATGTGGTCAGAAATTGGAACTACCCTTGGGgaaatttcagcttttaaaaacacGTTTTCTTTCTGAATTGGAACAAACCCAAATATTTGGGCGAAtttacagtaaaatgaaaacaactgtGATCATTTTTGGTTTATATAGAGATTGAAACTCTATCCAAGTGTCACCTTGTTTAATGTTAACAATATCACAATATTAGCTTTAGCTTTCTAAATTCCATTTCTAAGTTTAGGAGATGTCTCTTACGCGTTTATTGGACTGGGTTATTTATCTAGACTCCTCCAGAAGGAGATTCAGCATGAATTCAGATACCCAGTCTCTGAATTACCATTcggaaaaatgtctttctttcccTTGGCAGGAGAGGGACTGGAAAGAAGGCAGGCTCACAGATAAGCTGGTAGTTTTGAAGATAGGTAGCAGGAATGCTTTCATTACTCTGGTTAGTTTATCTTGaccaaacagtatttttcttctacaaagggttttattttgaaatagttatgtaaagggggaaaaagaattaTCTGAAACTCCCTCAAGTTTATCAAAGCAGCCTTTCCTAACCAACATTTTCATGAAGAGTTTTAATCTAACCTAGTTATaaaataactatatatatatcaCTAGTTATAAAATAACTATATGTATGTATAGAAAGATATTATCTATTTTTACTAAGATGGCAACATACAAGGCTGTTTATTAGCAGACTTCCCATTGCTGTAGAGCAGTGATGCAATTAGGCAAAAATAAATGGCAACACAAATGACTTCTATACTTGCATTTTGCAAATTTTACATGCCCAAAGTATTCTACTTCTGCAGGTGGAACAGTGGACTTCAGTTGAATTTTTGCTGTATAAGGTTAAGTTTGAAgataatcaaagagaaaaaaaaaaccccactcactGACAAAAATCCCAGGAATAGACAAGTAAAACTAttcagtttagttagaagagttaTACCTGTTTTACCCTCCATGACTTCAATCTGCTTGActgttaaactttaaaaatacaagttatATGTAGTACTTCAAGGAAAGACTActgttcatttttctgttctgcaacaaattacagaaatgtttccccttccctcccactctcCCCCCGCCTCCATCTTGATTCTAAaccattagattaaaaaaaaggtggcggaaacaaaaatgaagttcACTCACCTGGAATACGTGAGGGATGATTATCCAGATACGGATACTCACTGCGTTTTTGGTGCAACTACAAAAATCCCATTTGGACTGAAGCAAAACCATGCACTGCTTACTTTCGAAGATGAAGAAGGTATGATGCATATTTGAAGTATAAAATTAATGTCTCTGATGTATTTCATTGCCAAAGGGAAAAGATTTACATaaacatttgggggaaaaaaatccaacaacagcCAAAGAAAAAATACCCAGAGAACCTTTCACTATTATCATACCAATCAGTAGAAAAAAAGTTCTTGCAAGCCCTCTGCATGTCTTTGTTGGGTTACCAGATATTTGATATAATGAGAGCATCTTCTGACAGCATAAAGATTCTACTATTCTATACTATTCTAAAGATAATACAGTATTTTACCTGTTACCTATAACTAGTGAGACTTCATGGAAACAGACATGCCTGAAGGCGTGGATAGTGGGATCTGGTTGCCTGACTGTTAGTTATTTCTCCTTTGCTGATGCAAGAGGAAGTTTTGCTTAAGGGACCGGggaatagtttgggttttgtAATGATTAAACAAAGCTTTTCATATCTGAAAACTTGTGATTTTCCTTAGTTGCCCAGAGACTGATAAAAATGGGTAAGCATGCTGTGAACCTGGACAGCAAAATAGCAGATGTGAGTGTGAAGCCTTTTACGCTTGAAATGGGAATCAAATTTGAGGTAATCAACAAACATGAAACTATAAAGATACGAACTTGCAGTACTTAAAAAGCTTTTAAGTTCAAGGGGTTTTGGGTGTTTTCAGTCACAAAGTGCacaaaattggttttttttttagctccatGTCACTATTTCTGGAACAAAGATCAATGTTTTGGAAGTACCCGAACTATCCATTCCCGAGGACTGGATGAGAGACAAATTAGAGCTGAACTTCTACAAATCCgagcagggcggcggcggcgaagTAGAAGATGTGAGCTACAACAAACACTCTAGAACAGCCATTATTACATTCCTCAGACCTGGAGGTacagtatttaatattttgttagCTGGATGTACAGGCCATAGTGTCCATTCTGCGTTACATTCCATTCCATAGCACGTTCTGTCTTAACCACTAAATGTAGCAAATTCTTCCCACGGAGAGTGAAGTAGATCAGGAAAAGATGTGGGTTCACCCACACATCTGTAAATAAAGCAGTATTTACTGCTTTTTGATCAATACTCCTTTTTGATCAAACATGACCTGATACATAGCTTGTGAGCTTGATTGCTTTCTTAACTTTGTCAGAAAAcctattttttctttgcattgcaaaaagaaaattaggaaaaTGTGTTTGATTTTAGCTCTTGTTTCCTGACAATGAAGTTAGGCATTCAGATTGCCCAACTGTACGAAATTCTGTGAAGATCAGCGGAGCCACATCCATTTAGAGCAGCTGCTTTAGATTTATTTCAGAAGCTTTTGTGGGTATttaatgattttgctttttttggggAATGCCAGATCAACTTTTTTCAAAAGGCTTATGAAGAATCTACAAGTGTGTTACCATATTTTAGTTTCTAAGTACATGTAAGAAAGATGAGTCTGCTCTTTGATATGCTTACAAAATGCGTTTTAGATTATATTACTCTTACTCCTCTTTCTCTTGTTCCCCATTGCAGCAGCCAATGGCTTTGTGAGCTGTACTAAATACCCTTTCTTTGTACATGGAAGGTGCTATAGGCTTCCTGTGTTCCCGAACACCGACGTACACTTGGAAAAGTTTCAGGTAAAAGAATCTAGTCCAGGCTAACTCCTGAATAGAACAGATACATGGGAAATAGGAGATACAGGCAGAATTTTCAGTTTGCACTTTGTGAAACTTAATAGCAAGTGTGAGTTTGCAATATGCTGCTCTGCTGATAATGTATGTTTTGCAGTGTGaaagctgtaatttatttttaaagggtgCGCACGGCTTTCCTTGATCAAATTATATCCTTACTTGCCATAACGTCTGTGCTAGACAGGAGGCAGATACTGAATTGTTTGTGAAGTAGGTTAGTAGCAGACACAACAATGTTTTTCGCAGTCACAAAGCACTGTCATGTTCGTCCCTAACGAGAGGCCTTGTTGATAGTCTCAGCAGAGCCCCTTCTTCTTCTATGAAACATTTGctcattcatttttttcaattCATTCATTCAACCCAAATAATGACTTCTTTTCCTGTAGCGCGAGGCTGCTTGCTCATCATATTTGTACTGAAGTTGTCTTTTACTTTGTATGAATAGCTTGTAATCAAGTCAGTATTGTGTATATAATCAGGCCTTTATAATTAAAGCATTGACTAGAGTGTGTGTGCGTTTATGAGATAGAACAGCATTCTTTGCAGGTGCGTATCATGTCTTGGCATGGGGTTTTATGGAGTGATGCTGTCTGGAGTCATAAATCCCCAAATCCGGGGTGTGGGTGCATTCAGGAGCACAGGACACACCAGTTCAGGTGTCTTAAAATGTCATCAAAGATTTTAGCCATGATCaaggatatttttatttcctttagctGTACATACAACAGCCGATGTGTAACACAAGttcgtttttcttttctctgtagctCTATTGCGGGGTTTCTAAGAAGACCATCCTGTTGAAAGGAATTCAAGAGACAGAAGATGATGAGGAAAGTGTACAGGACATGATTGaaattcattttcaaaagccTAGTAATCACGGCGGGGAAATAGAGAATATCAAATATGTGTCGAAAGGAGTAACATGGGTTTGTTTTGAGGAGGATATTTAGCGTGCCAAAGAGGAAACTGTTAGGTTGAACTCATGAAGTTCCAAGTTTGAATGCTGCATCAGAGCCGTGGAAAGTTATGTACATTGTACTTTAATATTCTGAAATTTATACTTGAAAAAGAGGAGCCACCTGTCTTTCTAACAGCACAGATTTTGCATAGAAATTCAGTAAAACTCACTGCTCGGTGTGCCAGAGGTTCCGGATTAAAGTCACAGAAAAAAGCCTTTACCTCCACTTGAAACTTAACCTAAGATTCCTTTCTGTAAATTTGCAGATTTTCTATCTTGCTGATTTTAGATAGGTCACATACTCCCAAATGGGATAAATCTATTCTTTCTTACATTTTGGTTACAAAAGCCATATGTGAGCCGATAAATTAATAGCCTGGtttattgtttggttttcatatttgtttctacagttacattttttcattgtttttgttcATGATTTTgcttactttaaaatattaaaatattaaagttaAGAATGGAGATGATTCTTTACCTAAAACTGATTGTTTTGGAACAATGCTAGAGAAGCAGTCTGATGGGGTTTGCTGCGTGTGACCTGCCGGGCTGCTGGCTCTGGGAAGGTATGGAGAGAGGGGTTAGTTGGAAAAAAGCCATATAGAGTTTAGGAGAAACTAATTTTTCAGCGTGTAAAGTCCCCCTTTTATTTCCAGTTCATCCTTGCAGTTGTCATTCTAAAagatctttgaaataaaatggaagtgcAAAGTCGGAGGTGGATTATTTTCCAAGGaggaatgtttttccttttctgctgttgtcCTTTTTATTTGCAACCCTTGGGGGCTGAAATGGTTTGACAACAATGGTCTTAACTTCAAAGCAACACGGGTCTAACActgaaaataacttattttcGTAGTATTTGACATCTTAATATGCAGGAAACAGACAATGCACCAAGCTAGTGGACAAAAAGCACTATGGATATACTTCAGGTATATCTATTATTCTTCTAGTAGTTATTATTATTCTAGAGAAGCTGTTAGTAGGCAATAGATAGGGTAGAATATGTGGAAGGAAAAGGCTGCCAGCACCACAGCTGATGGTGAATTTACTGCTGGGTGCAATACGCGTGACCGCAGCACCTCTTACTGTTTAAAGCATGCAAAGGCAGGGATTGATTACCTGACaattatgaaataattaaaaaaacagtagTACGACTGCAGTATTTATGGAGATTGCGTATTTTTGCATGTGACAGTCTGAAAATGTTGATGAGATCAGatgccttaaaaataaaagggggagCTGATGAAGCTAAAAAATGCCGTGAATTTTAACTGTACCGGTTTTAATGATGAGAAACGAGGATACAGATTTTAGGTGATGTTTCTATAAATGGCAATATCCCTTCTTCTACCTGCTGGAGTGAAGTTAGTTTGACTGGAAGTTTGAAGGAGGTGTATGAACTTTTTCCCGGCCCGCACTGCCTTCAAGTACTTCACGTCTCCATCGATGCCGCTCCCACCCTGAGCCAAACCTCCACGCCGACTCGGTCCCACAGCTCGTCTGCATTTTCACTAATTGTGAAAATCGGGATTATTCTGGAGCTTCCTCACGGCGGGGCCGACGGGAGGCGAACGAGGGAAGgccgcccccctcccgccgccaggCTCCCGCAGGGCCCGGGCCGCCATTTCCTTTCGCtttccccgccgggccggggccgagccagccctccagctcctccccGCGGGGGGAGGTGACCGCCCGTCGCCCCGGACGCCGGCGGAAGCCTCACCGGAGCGGATCGGCGGCCATGGCAAGTGCTTTGCGGCctctggggccggggccggggccggggccggggagcggcggggccgtgaggggagggcggcggcgggaggcggcggccgctCTGAGGGGAAGGGCCGGTTCCCACCGGGAGGTTTCGGGGTGCTGAGGGCGGGGGAGAGCCCGGTGCTTCCCGCCGGCCTTCTCCCGCCTCCGGAGCCTCCTCACAGCGGGGTGGAAGGAACGACCTTCTCCGGCACCGGTGGTGAAAAGGCTCGGGGGGTTAAAAGTAGCGGCGCCATGAAGGAAAGGAGCGAGTGGAGTCCGCCCCTCGCCTGAAGAAACACAGGGTGCTCGGCCATGGCCTGCTGCCCTGGGCCTCCTGTCAGGGGTAGCAACGGCTCCGATTTCCCTCTCACTAGCgttaatacttcattttttttaatatcagtgaGAACCGATGAGATCTGTGGGTAAGTCTTCACATCTGGGCTCTTGGCGGCCTCGATCCATGTGGCAGATTTGCCAAGAAAGGGCAAATGGTTGCCAGGGCACGGCGTCCCGGTGCTCCTCTCCCCGACCGTGTCCCCGCAGCGCCACATTCCACTCTGTCAGCCAACACAGACGTGTCTCAGAAGTGATTCACCACAAACGAACTGTATcttcatagggttttttttttttttttttttttccctaaccccAATAGCAGGCATGAGCGTTGTTCCAAAATGCCAGCTGGCAAGGTGCGAGATGCTGTCTGGCAGCAGAGTGCTCCCGCTCCCGCAGGGGCTGCGCCGAGCCTGAGAAAATCCTCCATAAAGCGCCCTCAGCCTTGGGAGCACCCTGTTTATATTCTCTTCGTGTTGTCTCATTAGTGCGGAAACTTGCTTTCGCATGAACGTTACCACCAACATAATTGCCTAATATAGTTAAAGCTCCCGGCTCTTTAAATTCCatgggtaataaaaaaaaaaaaaaaaagggctcatgCCTTTACGAATTAAAAGCTTGCGTGGTTGCGCAGTCGAATTGAATGTCTCCTCGTTCCCTGCAGAAACACTGCAGTCAAGGCTTTGGACACACGTTGACTTCTGCAGGCTTTGTAACTGCTCTGCTGGCTCTAATGTTTTATGCAGCCCAGGTCCAGAAGAAACTTTGTAAGAGAAGTCTGAAGAATGTAGATGGAATGACTGACCTCGAGTACAGCCGCTGTGAAGTTACTGACAGTTTGTTCCCGTGAACGCTGCCACGCAGAcattctaaattattttctttcctccaaaaagTCAATGAACTGTTACAAAATTTACTCAGTGTTCCACCATTTACAGTCATTTTGCTGTGATATTCCCAGTGAAATGTTACTGTTTATGTCTGTGTAataagaatggaaagaaaatatgcttttcttaACAAGACATGGATGCAAAGCCTATTTAGGATGGATTTCATGTTTGCAGCGTTGGGAGGTTTGGCTCTGATGAAAATCATGTGTGTAGTTAGTTGTTACACGCACTGCGAGTCTCAAATGACTGGGATTATGTTCTTCCAATTTAACAAGGTTATCCATTCAGTAAGTGGAGAGAGATGAGTCAGAGCACAACCCCAGATCCCGGCTCTCATCGATTTAACAAGTAAGGACAGTCTGAATCCGACCCTTCCACTCTGAAAAGATGTTCCTTACTGAACAGTACATGCAATTACAATTTTTCATTCCCTTCAAATTTTGAATATTAAAAGTGGAGGAAGCAACCTTATTGGGGTGACACTGGACCTTTCATTTGAGAAGCTGTTAAGTTTAGATGTAATTTTTACTGCTTTAAGAAAAGATACGGAGAGGCTGTAAATTACACTGAGGAGCCAGGCCATTTTTTACTGCAGGGTAATGGAAAGGTGCCTGAGGGAGCCTGGCATTTGCGGAAATCTGATTCAGCAGCTTCTTAATTACCTACTCAAATGTGCGTATTGTCTGTGCAAAGGGAAGGGGAGTCACTTCAGCGATCGGGGTGAATCAGGGTAACTCTACGGGAGCTCCCCGGTACTCCCTGCGTTTACAGTGTGCTGTGTCTCTCTGTGCAGGCTACAGGACAAGCTGCTAAAGCAGCAAGGACAGTTGTCATCGCCGGTGTTCCAGATGGCCTTCTGCATGATGATGTCATGATTGACATACTGATGATTCACTTCCAAATGTCGAAGAATAACGGGGGAGATGTGGAAGAAGTAATATATCCGACGATGCAAAAAGGAGTTGCATATGTAACTTTTGAAGATCAAGAAGGTATGAAATGTAGTCTTCCCCCGGAGTATTAGCCCTAGAATGTTAACCCTAaaccaattattttaaattgcttaCTGATAATAGGATTCTATAGAACTGGGAGACTAACACCTCTCTTTTAGTCAGTCAAAGTTtaggtttttatttctgttcagtgAAGACATAACTCTGAACAGgctttgtgcaaagcatttgttATGTTTGTTTTTAGGAATAAATTTAGATCGTGCATAACAGATATGATTTTTGTAGCCAGGCCTTTGAGAATAAATCTCTGCCAATTAATGTTCTAAGAAGAGACAggcttctgtctctctctcaacAATTTTGACTAATACATAAAGTATTAGGCAAGAGTATTGAACTGCCTGCTTGTACGTATGGGAAATTGTTAGGGAAAACATCAAGAGAAAACCACCGGTGAAGTGTTCTGCTGTCAGACTGGCAATGGCGCATtgtcttactgtgcaacaagtgAATCTGGCTTTCTCTTTAGTTATAGACCGAGTTCTAAAGAAGGATGAACATCGACTAGAAGACAAGAGGTTTTCCAGATACTATCCGCTGACAGTAACCCCTTACTGTGAACACGTAAGCACGTTCATAATTTATCTGGTTGTACTTCCATTGCTATGTTAACCATTACTTAACTTCTCTAATTCCAAATTCTAGGTCTTCAGCTCTGTCACATCTGTCCTCAACATGTCTGTTTTCAAAGATCAGTTTGTTTTAGAAGATCTGATAGAAGAACTTAAGAAGAAGAGCGCAGCTTTGAGCTTTGGTCCTTTGCAATCCAACGGCCATGTTTCTGTTCAAGGGTCATTTCCAGCAATCAAATTGCTAAGAGACTTTCTCTTACTAAAAGCAAAATCCCTTTCAGAGAAggacaaaggagaagaaagtaaGTCCCATCAGAGACCAAGGAGGAGGTTGCAGCAACACAGACTTCCCACGGAGACGAGTCATTTTGTACGTggtgcagaaggggaaaaacaagtgGTTGTTCTTGACACAGATATATATCACTACATGAAGTACTTTTATCCCAGGACATTCCTAGGGAGTGGTGATGTGGTGATTTCGGACATTACCGATGGTGGTATAACTACGGTATATATTGAGAGTGCTGGAAGTAGGTCTAACGCCGAACGGGTGTTAAGAGTCAAAGAGAAAATTGAAAATCGGTCTTTAAAACTCCATAATGCTTTACGTAAAGAAAGGATCTACTTTGAGGGGCAAACTGCAGATAAAAAGCGGAGGTATAAACGGGTGTGTGAAAGTCTAAAACCCCACCACCCTCATGTTTTGGTGATTCCTTACAACACTCACATTGATGTTATAGGAAATTCTTCTGAGATTTTTGAATTTATAAAGGCACTGAGCAATAAGCTTCAGAGCCCGCTTCAGACCAGGTAGGAAGTTAGTCTTCATGCTTTTTGCACGTTGTGCTTCTCATACAGATGGTTTTGGTGCAACCTGTGCACCTCCGTGTCCCTGCAGATCTGTCACGTTCCTCCTGCTCGTGGGCTAGGAGGTCTGCACGTGAGGGTGAACAAACTCATTCCCCCAAAGTTCCAAATTAAGTTCAGAACAGGAAACAAATTATTTGTGTATCTCTCGTAAGCTTAGAGACCAAAGGTGTTAGGCCTCCTCTGGCCAGATATAGCCACCTTTT comes from Numenius arquata chromosome 3, bNumArq3.hap1.1, whole genome shotgun sequence and encodes:
- the NMI gene encoding N-myc-interactor; the encoded protein is MDFTSLPLPLKDNGFKMISPEPFSSSEDEMEGLKEELKKWKERVEKAEKVKADLLQCKSSADEECVKAEEELIKLKDFKEKQQKDIIMSRDTCQRELHLLNQENAELKREIEKLKEDFAECSSALSRDGQIKKKVAETKMKFTHLEYVRDDYPDTDTHCVFGATTKIPFGLKQNHALLTFEDEEVAQRLIKMGKHAVNLDSKIADVSVKPFTLEMGIKFELHVTISGTKINVLEVPELSIPEDWMRDKLELNFYKSEQGGGGEVEDVSYNKHSRTAIITFLRPGAANGFVSCTKYPFFVHGRCYRLPVFPNTDVHLEKFQLYCGVSKKTILLKGIQETEDDEESVQDMIEIHFQKPSNHGGEIENIKYVSKGVTWVCFEEDI
- the RBM43 gene encoding RNA-binding protein 43 — encoded protein: MATGQAAKAARTVVIAGVPDGLLHDDVMIDILMIHFQMSKNNGGDVEEVIYPTMQKGVAYVTFEDQEVIDRVLKKDEHRLEDKRFSRYYPLTVTPYCEHVFSSVTSVLNMSVFKDQFVLEDLIEELKKKSAALSFGPLQSNGHVSVQGSFPAIKLLRDFLLLKAKSLSEKDKGEESKSHQRPRRRLQQHRLPTETSHFVRGAEGEKQVVVLDTDIYHYMKYFYPRTFLGSGDVVISDITDGGITTVYIESAGSRSNAERVLRVKEKIENRSLKLHNALRKERIYFEGQTADKKRRYKRVCESLKPHHPHVLVIPYNTHIDVIGNSSEIFEFIKALSNKLQSPLQTR